A window from Solea senegalensis isolate Sse05_10M linkage group LG15, IFAPA_SoseM_1, whole genome shotgun sequence encodes these proteins:
- the tysnd1 gene encoding peroxisomal leader peptide-processing protease, whose product MDIKEVEKCCCVVKLSEALSANKPVSCSGVIVHPQTGTVICSGLPFSRFIADKDVLTSDTEFSFLPPRTLSDKLKIRVCLPLDTSKSTHSRPKTRRHQNEVSAQLLMLVNCPEFKQAFQALFREAEQWRFHGDEEDAELIRDAHFLSWFAVLKTGVVVGSSPDSGTIPWQSSSPLQKGSHVVACGSPFGSLCLDLFISTLSRGIISNLAGEDNAVILTDARCLPGTEGGGLFLMGGADDVRLIGLIVSPFGWKANEWIGLSLVCSVHSIFRNILRCSNSQDPLCDVCLHQGETGLQMMTTTAHESKAVKYPTVCFVESGELWGSGVVVTPRLVLTCRHVVNGKSTVNLKFHHRNRVFDSVGDVLFSTKASSPYDLALVRLRSSVLEAVVPRMAQSFNPGESVVVVGYGGLGRSCGPSLTSGVLSKAVSRDKQPVMLQTTCAVQAGASGGAVVRTHTGELLGIVSSNTRDLAAKVTYPHLNFSIPVTVFQRLLQRFHQTQEVNVFRTLDTTEKQVVHVWRLQEVSKL is encoded by the exons ATGGACATAAAGGAAGTAGAAAAGTGCTGCTGTGTGGTGAAATTGTCGGAGGCTTTATCAGCAAATAAACCAGTGAGCTGCAGCGGAGTTATCGTCCACCCTCAAACCGGGACTGTGATATGTTCAGGTCTGCCGTTTTCACGTTTCATTGCCGACAAAGACGTTCTCACTTCCGACACCGAGTTTAGCTTCCTACCGCCGCGAACTTTGAGTGACAAGCTCAAAATCCGTGTCTGCCTCCCACTGGACACCAGCAAGTCAACACACTCTAGACCCAAAACAAGGCGACATCAAAACGAGGTTTCAGCTCAGCTGCTTATGCTGGTGAACTGCCCGGAGTTCAAACAAGCTTTCCAGGCACTTTTCCGGGAGGCTGAGCAGTGGCGTTTCCATGGTGATGAAGAGGATGCTGAGCTGATCAGGGATGCTCACTTCCTCAGCTGGTTCGCTGTGCTCAAGACCGGTGTGGTGGTCGGGAGCAGCCCAGACTCTGGTACCATCCCCTGGCAGAGCAGCTCACCTCTGCAGAAGGGCTCCCATGTTGTTGCATGTGGTTCACCCTTCGGCTCCCTCTGCCTTGACCTCTTCATCAGCACACTCAGCAGAGGGATCATCAGTAACCTGGCTGGAGAGGACAACGCTGTCATTCTCACAGATGCCCGCTGTTTGCCAGGCACAGAGGGTGGAGGGTTGTTTTTGATGGGCGGTGCCGACGACGTGCGTCTCATCGGGCTCATCGTGTCTCCATTCGGCTGGAAGGCCAACGAGTGGATAGGCCTCAGTCTGGTCTGCTCTGTCCACTCCATCTTCAGGAATATCCTCCGCTGCTCGAACTCTCAAGATCCACTCTGTGATGTTTGTCTCCATCAGGGAGAGACAGGCCTTCAAATGATGACCACCACAGCCCACGAGTCAAAAGCGGTTAAATACCCTACTGTTTGCTTTGTGGAGAGCGGGGAGCTCTGGGGCTCAGGGGTAGTTGTCACCCCTCGCCTGGTTCTAACCTGCCGACATGTTGTCAATGGGAAGTCTACGGTCAACCTCAAGTTCCATCACAGGAACAG AGTCTTTGATAGTGTGGGCGACGTGCTGTTTTCCACTAAAGCGTCTTCACCCTATGATCTGGCTTTGGTGCGGCTCAGATCCTCCGTCCTTGAGGCTGTGGTCCCTCGAATGGCTCAGAGCTTCAATCCAG GTGAATCTGTCGTCGTGGTGGGATATGGTGGACTGGGCCGGAGCTGTGGCCCGTCCCTCACCAGTGGCGTCCTCTCTAAAGCCGTCAGCCGTGATAAACAGCCTGTCATGCTTCAGACCACTTGTGCAGTACAAGCGGGGGCCAGCGGGGGAGCTGTGGTGcggacacacacaggagagctGCTTG GTATCGTGTCCAGCAACACAAGAGACTTGGCAGCCAAAGTGACCTACCCGCACCTCAACTTCAGCATCCCGGTGACTGTTTTCCAGAGATTGTTGCAGCGCTTTCACCAGACACAGGAGGTTAACGTGTTCAGGACATTGgacacaacagaaaaacaagttgTACATGTGTGGAGGCTACAGGAGGTTAGCAAACTCTAA